From one Sus scrofa isolate TJ Tabasco breed Duroc chromosome 9, Sscrofa11.1, whole genome shotgun sequence genomic stretch:
- the LOC110255390 gene encoding olfactory receptor 52B4-like, which yields MLSFNRTGVSHTVFYLLGIPGLEDQHLWISIPFFLSYVTALLGNSLLIFIILTRRSLHEPMFLFLCMLAGADLVLSTCTVPQALAIFWFRAGEISLDRCITQFFMINCTFIFESGILLVMAFDRYVAICDPLRYTTILTHTLIGKIGVTIFLRSYCTVFPIIFLLKRLTFCRNNIIPHTCCEHIGLAKYACNDIGVNIWYGFFVIVSTLVLDVLLIFVSYMLILRAVFHMPSQDARHKALNTCGSHVCIIILFYGPAIFTTLTQRFGRHIPAHIHILLANVCVLAPPMLNPIIYGIKTKAIREQVAHLFFPKQK from the coding sequence ATGCTTTCCTTTAACCGCACTGGGGTCAGCCACACCGTCTTCTACTTGCTGGGCATCCCCGGCCTTGAGGACCAGCACCTGTGGATTTCcatccccttcttcctttcctacgTCACCGCCCTGCTTGGGAACAGCCTGCTCATCTTCATCATCCTCACGAGGCGCAGCCTGCATGAACCCATGTTCCTGTTCCTGTGCATGCTGGCCGGGGCCGACCTGGTCCTGTCCACCTGCACAGTCCCTCAGGCCCTGGCCATCTTCTGGTTCCGTGCTGGGGAGATCTCCCTGGATCGCTGCATCACTCAGTTCTTTATGATCAACTGCACCTTCATCTTTGAGTCAGGCATCTTGCTGGTGATGGCGTTTGACCGCTACGTTGCCATATGCGACCCTCTGAGATACACCACTATTCTGACACACACGCTGATTGGGAAGATCGGTGTTACCATCTTTCTGAGAAGTTATTGTACCGTTTTCCCcatcatatttcttttgaaaaggcTGACGTTCTGCCGAAATAATATCATTCCACATACCTGTTGTGAACACATCGGCTTGGCCAAATATGCCTGTAATGACATTGGAGTGAACATCTGGTATGGATTTTTTGTCATAGTGTCAACACTTGTCTTAGACGTCCTGTTAATTTTTGTGTCCTACATGCTGATTCTCCGTGCTGTCTTCCACATGCCTTCCCAAGATGCTCGTCACAAAGCTCTCAACACGTGTGGTTCCCATGTCTGCATCATCATCCTCTTTTATGGGCCTGCCATCTTCACCACCCTGACTCAGCGGTTTGGACGCCACATCCCAGCTCATATCCACATCTTGTTGGCCAATGTCTGCGTGCTGGCTCCCCCGATGCTGAATCCCATCATTTATGGGATCAAGACCAAGGCAATTCGAGAGCAGGTGGCTCACCTATTTTTCCCGAAGCAGAAATGA
- the LOC110255391 gene encoding olfactory receptor 52B4-like translates to MTALNHTGVSHTVFYLLGIPGLEDQHLWISIPFFISYVTALLGNSLLIFLILTRRSLHEPMFLFLCMLAGADLVLSTCTVPQALAIFWFRAGEISLDRCITQLFFIHSIFIFESGLLLVMAFDRYVAICYPLRYTTILTHTLIGKIGVTIVLRSYCAIFPIIFLLKRLTFCRSNVLPHTGCEHIGLAKYACNDIRVNIWYGLFVIVSTLFLDVLLIFVSYMLILHAVFHMPSQDARHKALNTCGSHVSVIILFYGPGFFTTLTQRFGRHIPAHIHILLANVCVLVPPMLNPIIYGIKTKAIREQVAHLLFPKQK, encoded by the coding sequence ATGACTGCCTTAAACCACACTGGGGTCAGCCACACCGTCTTCTACTTGCTGGGCATCCCCGGCCTTGAGGACCAGCACCTGTGGATTTCCATCCCCTTCTTCATTTCCTACGTCACCGCCCTGCTTGGGAACAGCCTGCTCATCTTCCTCATCCTCACGAGGCGCAGCCTGCATGAACCCATGTTCCTGTTCCTGTGCATGCTGGCCGGGGCCGACCTGGTCCTGTCCACCTGCACAGTCCCTCAGGCCCTGGCCATCTTCTGGTTCCGTGCTGGGGAGATCTCCCTGGATCGCTGCATCACTCagctcttcttcatccattccatCTTCATCTTTGAGTCAGGCCTCTTGCTGGTGATGGCGTTTGACCGCTACGTTGCCATATGCTACCCTCTGAGATACACCACTATTCTGACACACACGCTGATTGGGAAGATCGGTGTTACCATCGTTCTGAGAAGTTATTGTGCCATTTTCCCcatcatatttcttttgaaaaggcTGACGTTCTGCCGAAGTAATGTCCTTCCACATACCGGTTGTGAACATATTGGCTTGGCCAAATATGCGTGTAATGACATTCGAGTGAACATCTGGTATGGCCTCTTTGTCATAGTGTCAACACTGTTCTTAGACGTCCTGTTAATTTTTGTGTCCTACATGCTGATTCTCCATGCTGTCTTCCACATGCCTTCCCAAGATGCTCGTCACAAAGCTCTCAACACGTGTGGCTCCCATGTTTCTGTCATCATCCTCTTTTATGGGCCTGGATTCTTCACCACCCTGACTCAGAGGTTTGGACGCCACATCCCAGCTCATATCCACATCTTGTTGGCCAATGTCTGCGTGCTGGTTCCCCCGATGCTGAATCCCATCATTTATGGGATCAAGACCAAGGCAATTCGAGAGCAGGTAGCTCACCTATTGTTCCCGAAGCAGAAATAA